A window of Daucus carota subsp. sativus chromosome 2, DH1 v3.0, whole genome shotgun sequence genomic DNA:
ATGATTTGTTGGTGATTTGTTGGTTTAAGCATGATTTGAGTATGATTTGTTGGTTTCTAAGTATAACTGATTTATGAAGCATCTGATTTGAAGCATCTGGTTTTAAGCCTGGTTTTTAAGTATGGTGGTCTTTTTCATGTTTTGGTCTGAGGTGCCTTATGTTTTTATGCCTTTATGATTTGATTTGGTTTAACTGGTGATCGTTTTTATGTATGGTTTAAGTATGGTTTTTATGTATGTTGGTGATTTTAAGTCTGGTTTATTTTTCAAGTTGGTTTTAAGCATCTGATTTCATATTGGTTTTAAGTCTGGTTTCTTGATGTTTCTTTTGAAAAGCCAGTAGTGTGTAGTGTTAAAATGGGTTTTCTAATGTTACTCATTTTGACTAAAAAGTGGACTGGTGGACTTTTGAAAAGCCAGTAGTGTGTAGTGTTAAAATGGGTTTTCTAATGTTTACTCAATTAGACTAAAAAGCTGCTGAGGTGATTATAGTTTTTGTATTTATGGTAGATTTTAAGTATTGTTGATGTTTATGGTTGGTTTAAGTATGTTGgtcttttgtttcttttgtctTTTCGTTTCTCAGTTTGTATTCATCtgattttgaagttttgtttctTTCTCAGTTTTGAAAAGCCAGTAGCGTGTATATAGTTTCTTACTCAATTAGACTAAAAAGCTGCTGAGGTGATTATAGTTTTTGTATTTATGGCTGATGAGGTGATATGCCCACTTGCCCACTAAAATGCCAACAGACTAAAAAGCCCCTTCTGAATACCATAAACTCGTTTTTTGTAAAGTCTTCGTAGCTTAAAATGCTTAAAAACTCGTATTTTGTAAATCCCAAAGAGTTTTTGAATAATTCACTTGTTTTTCCCATGATTCACAATAAACACAAATAGCACCATAAACACAATTAGCACCAAAGAAGCtcaatatatatgtacatggaTTTAAATTAGTACATGGATTTAAATTAGTACATGGatttaaattcaatcaattGTAAACCACAGAAAATGAATTCGAATTTGAATGAAAAATGGATTTAGATTTGCACCTGGGCTCATGGTTTGGACCTCATGAGACTCACCTGGTGAACTCAGTCAACAACTGAGTTGACTCGCTTCCATGCTTCGAGACTCACCTGGTGAACTCAGTCAACAACTGAGTTGACTCGCTTCCATGCTTCGTTATCTCGAACGAAGCTTCGAGACTCACCATGCTTAGTCCACTGAGTTCCCCTGCAATAAATCTCGAAGGAAATTAGAAACAATCCATGGatttaaattcaatcaattattaacgatttaaattagaaattgaatatttattcaatcaATTATTGTCGAATTCGAAGGCTTTCAACAATCCATGGATTAGATTATTGATTTAGAAACCTCGATTTCATTTTGGATTTGCGAAGAGGGGAAGAGATGCGAAGAGGGGAAGAGAGgggatgaaaatgaaaaatgaaaaatgaaagaagagagagaggaggaaAAATGATagaagagagagaggaggaaAAATGATAGAGGAGGAAAAATGATAGATGTGAGGCTCGGGATGTGTGTTTCGGAGATGAGCCGCGCGGAGTGGCATGTGGTCcccacatgtgggtcccactTCTGCTGATGTGGCACTTGTGGGTCCCACAAGTGTTATTTTTGAACAAATTTTAGAAATGATTTGGGGCAATTCTATAACAGTCAAAACGGTCAAAGTGCCCTTTGAATATTtatgaacaaattttaaaaatgatttgggGCAATTCTATAACAGTCAAAACGGTCAAAGTGCCCTTTGAATATTtatgaacaaattttaaaacgattaaatttttgaatatctttttgaaTACCCTTCCGggtgttgggaaaaaataatcgaaaaataTAGTGCACGGGTTGTGTCGTATCTCTGTAGTGTAAGTTGTGTAGcacagaatacttgtattggGGATAGTTATGGATtgactgtttgttttttttgaatatcttttaagacgatccaaccgtaccgATGATATTAAATACCCTTCCGggtgttgggaaaaaataatcgaaaaataTAGCGCACGGGTTGTGTCGTATCTCTGTAGTGTAAGTTGTGTAGcacagaatacttgtattggGGATAGTTATGGATtgactgtttgttttttttgaatatcttttaagacgatccaaccgtaccgATGATATTAAATACCCTTCCGggtgttgggaaaaaataatcgaaaaataTAGCGCACGGGTTGTGTCGTATCTCTGTAGTGTAAGTTGTGTAGcacagaatacttgtattggGGATAGTTATGGATtgactgtttgttttttttgaatatcttttaagacgatccaaccgtaccgATGATATTAAATACCCTTCCGggtgttgggaaaaaataatcgGAAAATATAGCGCACGGGTTGTGTCGTATCTCAATagacaatgtaatataataatgCTAGTTATACTTTCACTTTCatgtttttaaatatcttttaaacGATATTGCATAATAATGTAATTTTGCActtaaatttctgaaaatataagaatatattaaatattgctTTATTTGtacttattaaatttataaaacataatattaaatattaaaagaatgtcaaaataataaaataaatattaaatatattaaaaataaatgggcGGCATGTTTTCCCCCCCAAATCGAAGCTAACTACAGTtattctccactatctcatcgCTAATTACAGTTAACGCGCTCCTCCTCACCTCGCTCAACCTCACCTCCCTCGCTCTCTCTCACctccctcgctctctctctcctcaCCTCACCTCACCTCACCTCGCTCTCACCTCAACCTCACTCAACTCCGGCGCtctcaaaattagggtttcaaaattagggtttcaaaattagggtttcgagGTTTGGGGGTTCGAAGCAGAGAAGTTGTCACCTAGGGTTTCGAAGGCAGCCAAGCTCGATTTAAGCTCTCACCAAGGGGATTAGGTATATTTTACGCTCCCTCCTCTTTCTCtccagctctctctctctctctctctctctctctccagctctctctctctcactctctctcactctatctctctctcactctctctctctctcactctctctctctctctcactctctctctctctctctcactctctctctctctctctctcgctcgctctctctcccctcccccTCTCGCTGTCTCTATGCATGCTTGTAATTATGTACACTGTGTTTACATACCAACTGATATTTTTAAGTGATTGTCATTTGTATTTTGAGTATTATTGTTAATGTTTGGCTGAATCATGATACTATGTTAGTTAGTTAGGCTGAACATGATACTATGTTAGTtactatgttttttttttttaaggtgaCTAGCTTTTAGGAATGGAGGCTGATTGGATAGGACTACCTAGGTACAGTGAAGCATATGTCAGTGGGATTCAAGCATTTGTGGAAAATGCGTTTCCCCTTTATTCCGTAGGTGAAGAAATGAAGTGCCCCTGCAAGAAATGTAATGGTCAATATTGGCATCGTCAGGATGTGATTTATGATCATCTCATTTGCAGAGGGCCTTCCGCTTTACAtgtccaatggatatatgatgTCTCGCAAAAGAAAGTCGAAAATAGTACCGCAAATATAGGTTCTGACTTTATGGATTGCGAAACGGGGTATGATTTTGGTGATAATTTAGAAGCAATGGGGAAgatgtttgagaatttagacgATGGACCAGATACGGAGGCTAAAAAGATTTATCGGCATCTGAAAGAGGGAAAACAACCACTCTATCCCGGCTGCAAGAAATTTTCTCGTTTAAGTTTTATGATCAGGCTTTACCATTTAAAATGTAGTCATGGAATTAGCAATTCTGCTTTTGGGGAATTATTGGGGTTGATAAAGGATGCTTTCCCCGAAGCAAATATGCCTTTGTCCTTCAATGCTGCGAAGGACATGATTAGGGACTTGGGCCTTCATTACGAGAAAATACATGCTTGTCCCAATAGTTGCATGTTGTATTGGgaagcaaataaaaataaacaagtcTGTGATATTTGTGGGGTATCTAGGTGGGTTATACAAGAGAAGAAAGGGTCTGCCCATAATAACGATCCAGAGAAGTTAGTTACTAAAGTGCCAGCAAACGTTATGAGATATTTTCCACTAAAGCCTAGGCTACAAAGATTGTTCCTGTCCAAGGAATCTTCCAAATTGAACACATGGCATGCAGCGGGAAGGACGAAAGATGGGAAACTAAGGCATCCGGCGGACGCCGAAACTTGGAAGACAATGGATGCTATGTATCCTGATTTTTCTTCGGAAATTCGAAATATTTCACTAGGTGTAGCTGCTGATGGATTTAATCCATTTCGTTCTATGAATTTAAGTCATAGTACATGGCCAATTCTACTTGTAAACTACAACCTCCCACCTTGGCTCTGCATGAAACAGGAAAATTTGATTCTTTCAACGTTAATATCGGGACCAGAATCTCCAGGAAATAGTATCGATGTCTATATGCAGCCTTTGATTGCCGAATTGAAAGAATTATGGGATGTCGGCATCCAAACATATGATGCCTTGACTGATCATAACTTTAATTTACGGGCAAGGGTGCTTTGGACCATTAGTGACTTTCCAGGATACGCTATGTTGTCGGGTTGGAGCACAAAGGGTAGACTAGCGTGTCCAATATGTCACTACGAAACTTGTTCAGAATATCTGAAACATAGTAGAAAAATGTGCTACATGAATCATAGAAAATATCTCGATCCTTCACACAAATGGAGGTTTGACAAGAAAAGATTCAATGGGCAGATTGAAACGAGGCAGATTCCGGATCCATTAACGGGAAAGGATATCGAAGAATTGTTGTTTGGGTTTGAAAATCAATTTGGGAAGAAACGCAAGGGAATGGGAAATAGAAAGCGTAAAATCGACTCTCCTTTCAAAAAGAggtcaatattttttaatttgtcatATTGGAAACATGTTCAACTTCGACACAATCTTGACGCTATGCACATAGAAAAAAACTTATGCGACAATATATTAGGTACTTTACTAAATATTGGTGGCATGTCAAAAGACCACTTGGGTGCTCGCTTTGATTTGCAAGAAATGGGAATAAGGAAGTCACTTCACCCTGTTAAAGGTGCAGATGGAGAGACTTACGAGATTATGGCATCCATCTTTGACATGACAGATAAGGAGAAAGATGTATTTTGCAAGCTGTTGAAGAATGTGAAACTGCCTTATGGCTGTGCTGCTAATATAAGTCGTTACGTGCACACAGACgagagaaaagtagtggggTATAAAAGCCATGACGCGCATTTTATCCTCCACTACTTGTTACAATTTGCTGCAAAGAAATCACTAAAACCTGAGGTGGCAAAGCCGTTGATCAAATTAAGTGAATTTCTTAGAGGCTTATGGAGCAAGGTGATTGTCTTGGATGATATTGAGAGGTTGCAAGAAGAAATTGTTGAAATTCTCTGTGAATTTGAGATAATATTCCCACCTGCCTTCTTTGACATCATGGTTCACCTACCTGTCCATTTGTGTAATGAAGTTAAATGCGGCGGACCGGTGCACCTTCGGTGTATGTATCCTATTGAGCGGTATCTTGCAaagctgaaatcatatgtacGTAATAGGAGCAAACCAGAAGGCTCAATTGCAGAAGGCTACCTAGCAGAGGAGTGTATCACATTTTGTTCAAGATTTTTGGTTTGTGAAGAAGCAAAAGAAAATACTGATTTTGGAAGATGTCCAACAAATGTGACGTACCATATTGGAACAAGAAGGAATAAAGATGGCAAAGTTTTCCAATTAGAAGATTCAGAATGGAAAGCATGTCATACGTACACTCTGTTCAATAGCGGCAATAAGGAAATTGAGGCTTTGCTTGAGTAAGTTCTCTAGTCCTtacatttattaaataataaaaactaattaaaatgcCTCTTTTATAAACAGTTTCAATTATTTACTTGATAGGATTCATCGAGCTTCAGTTGAAGCAGATCAAACTTCAGAACGATACAAAAAGGAGCAAACACACTCCAAAGAGTTTTGGAGATGGTTAAAGGTCCAAGTTGAAAATCTGGACACCAATTCAACCGAGTTACAAGTGTTAGCATTAGGTCCCAATCGAACAGCGAGGAGGTTTAGCGGGTATTTCATAAATGGTTATCGATTCCACACAAAGAAGAGAGATTCTCGATGCACCACACAAAACAGTGGAGTTTTTTTAACTGCTGAAACCACTAGTTTTGCAAATTCTAAGGACAAAAATCCAATTATCGGGGAAGTGAACTACTATGGGTCTATTGAAGATATTTTTGAAGTTGATTACTGGGGAGTATTCAGGGTGGTTATGTTTAAGTGTTGCTGGTACCAAGAAGAAAAAGATCCCTTTGGTCTGACTAGGGTCAATTTTAACAAGTCCCGTCACAAATCTGATCCTTATGTTCTTGCTTCACAAGTGCAGCAAGTATTCTATGTGGAAGATCCAATTGCAAAATCTGTTCAATATGTTATGAAAAGACTACCAAGGGTTTGGTGTGACGCTGAAGACCAAGATTTgttggaagaagaaaacaacCCTCCTGATAAACATGATTCTAATCTTGATTTCCAACTACAAAATCAAGTTGGTGAATTTAGTTGGTTCAGGGAAGATATCCCTAAAAGACAAGTCCCTGTATCACCAacttaagtaaaaaaaaaactctttggTAATATGTAATTTAGGAGATGTTTTGGTTGCTGATATGTAATTTAGGAGACTGAAATTTATTGGCGATGTTTTAATATTGGTGATGATCTCTGAACTAACTAACTGTTTCTCATAGTTAATTAAACTTGTGTTGCTATGGTCCAATGTTAGTTAACTGTTTTCCATATATAATTGTGGAATTGTAGCATAATTCTATCTTTCTTGATGATCATTCCTTAACTTAATAACAATCACTTCTGTCTTTATATTTAGTTGTCTAGTTCAGTTTTTCAATTATCCGCATAATTGGTCTCCTTTTAATCCATATATGTTCATTTTTGTAGGATGGCAGAGAAGTTGGTGAATGTGAGGTATAACTATGATGGCACATTCAACAAGACAAGTTATTCAGGGGGGAAGAGTATTATTTTCAACTGCCAAGACGTGGATGAATTTTCATATACAGTGGCGCTAGAAAATGTCAAGGATTGCCTCAACTGTACTGAAATTGGAGGATTATATGTGCTGAATGGAAAACCCCTACAATGGAAGCTTCTGAAGTGTGATTCAGATTTGCTTCAACTGGTAGATGCCTGCGAAAGTGGTGGggacataaatatatatgtggatTGTGTTGTTGACAAAGAATGCAAGCCACTGGAGCCAGGGGTGCCATTTCTAGTCGTACGACCAAGAAAGAACATACTTAAAGGTCATttcttatttcaaattttaaatttaaatataataacaaattacTAAGTCATATTTACTTATAATAAGGCTTGCTTATGTGTTTAATCTCATGAGACACATGTTTACTGATTTGTGTCTTTCTGCAATTTTTTGCAGAACATCTACAAATCAAACAGAATAGGCGTACTTTTGTTTCTTCACACCAACTACAGCAACAAAGGCAAAGCAAGAGGATTCCAAGGTCACCTCAGATGCAGGAGGTTGAACAGAACAAGCTTCCAAAATCACCACGTTTGCAGGAGCTAGCGAAGAagaatcttcgaagctcaactcatTTGCAAGAGGTTCAAAACAACAATCTGCCAAAGACACCTCCAAagaatcttcgaagctcaactcatGTGCAAGAGGTTCAAAACAACAATTTGCCAAAGACACCTCCAAagaatcttcgaagctcaactcatttgcaagaggttgaaaacaacaatCTGTCAAAGTCACCGCGTTTGGAGGACCTACAGAAGAATCTTTCAAGCAACCCTCAGTGGAAGAAAGATGTAAGCCCCAACGCTGTATCTGCATTGGTGGCGAAAAGGAGGTTACACTTATCAAAATTGGATACAATTGAGGTAGTAATATTTTCCCTTAGCTCACACCTATTTTCTAACATACCAACTGATATTTTCCTGATTTCACACTTGCAGTCGGGCCGAGTGAATGAGTATGAGCTGCGTAAAATTCAGAATGtggaagaaaacaaaaaaaagttcaaGGAACTCGGATTAGGAAAATATGCTGCTAATCCAATTAAGCCGATAGTCCAGCAGAGTACAAAGGAAAATAAGGATCGGGAAGATCCTGAATATGTTGTGGAAAATGAGACGGGAGATGAAAGTGATGACACTTCAGAggtaatattttatacttattatgtacactttttctttatttgtgtttattttattattaattagctGTTTGTGAAATTATATGAACCTATTGGGTAATTTTGTGTAAGGGGTTGCATTTGATTTTGCACTTATTATGtacattttttcttcatttgttgGTAGAGGCCTCTTAACTTAATTAGTAATCaagaatatagataaaaaagaGTTGTTAATGCTTTcttttttgagaaattttaaaagttgtgttgttaattttaagtttgttttgtTAACGCTTATTCATTTGTATTAGGCTAGACACAATTTGCATGCAATAATTATGTCTTAAAATttctaaatgattttttttattaaattaacaatatcacaatatatatctgttttagttattatgtacattttttcttcatttgtgTTTAATATTTACTGCATAGGGAATCAAATCTGTCCAGAAACGGAAAGCAATACCTGGTCCCAGAACTCGTTCGCGAGCAAATGATAAGGATTTGGGTGATAAGGATCCGGTGGATCCTATCGACAAAGGCAAAAAGGTTGCTGCTGCTAGTACCAAAAGTGCAAAACTTATAAAGCCAACATGCAGCAAACTGCTAAAACAAGGGGATAATTCTGCACCAAGTGGTACAATTGCTGCGTATATGGCCCTGCGAGAACGTCAGAAGCAGAATCTTGAAGCTGAAATGAGGAGAGAGGATGTTGGTGATACAGATTTACAAAATGGAAGTGAAGGTGAAGAAGTAGAAGAAGGTAATATGgtcatttgtactttatttcttCTGTACGtctcattttttaataattagtagGATTATTAGCAATAATATGGtaattgcattttattttattgatggCTATCTGAACAGAACCTAAAAGACGTAGAGGACGTtcaaaaatgttaaaagttCATGCTAGGACTGCTGCTGAAAAGATCTTTGTTAAACTGAGTAAACGAGGTCAACCAATTGGAGAGCGCAAAACTAGATCCGAGTTGAGCAATTTCCTGGGGACTCTAGTTAAGGATCACGTGTCACTTACTTATGTTAATTGGCATGTTGTTCCAgatgatttgaagaagaaaatgtTGGAATATACTTTGGT
This region includes:
- the LOC135150455 gene encoding uncharacterized protein LOC135150455; this translates as MAEKLVNVRYNYDGTFNKTSYSGGKSIIFNCQDVDEFSYTVALENVKDCLNCTEIGGLYVLNGKPLQWKLLKCDSDLLQLVDACESGGDINIYVDCVVDKECKPLEPGVPFLVVRPRKNILKEHLQIKQNRRTFVSSHQLQQQRQSKRIPRSPQMQEVEQNKLPKSPRLQELAKKNLRSSTHLQEVQNNNLPKTPPKNLRSSTHVQEVQNNNLPKTPPKNLRSSTHLQEVENNNLSKSPRLEDLQKNLSSNPQWKKDVSPNAVSALVAKRRLHLSKLDTIESGRVNEYELRKIQNVEENKKKFKELGLGKYAANPIKPIVQQSTKENKDREDPEYVVENETGDESDDTSEGIKSVQKRKAIPGPRTRSRANDKDLGDKDPVDPIDKGKKVAAASTKSAKLIKPTCSKLLKQGDNSAPSGTIAAYMALRERQKQNLEAEMRREDVGDTDLQNGSEGEEVEEEPKRRRGRSKMLKVHARTAAEKIFVKLSKRGQPIGERKTRSELSNFLGTLVKDHVSLTYVNWHVVPDDLKKKMLEYTLERFDIAPEGEKWVYKTLNSSWRTHKSRVKLMHYSQFDNDEERIQNRPDHIPLEDFKMLLDYWADDGVQILAEDNKARRNMYVETHTLGCKSLAELRTTLSVDNRQFDVTFG
- the LOC135150454 gene encoding uncharacterized protein LOC135150454, translated to MEADWIGLPRYSEAYVSGIQAFVENAFPLYSVGEEMKCPCKKCNGQYWHRQDVIYDHLICRGPSALHVQWIYDVSQKKVENSTANIGSDFMDCETGYDFGDNLEAMGKMFENLDDGPDTEAKKIYRHLKEGKQPLYPGCKKFSRLSFMIRLYHLKCSHGISNSAFGELLGLIKDAFPEANMPLSFNAAKDMIRDLGLHYEKIHACPNSCMLYWEANKNKQVCDICGVSRWVIQEKKGSAHNNDPEKLVTKVPANVMRYFPLKPRLQRLFLSKESSKLNTWHAAGRTKDGKLRHPADAETWKTMDAMYPDFSSEIRNISLGVAADGFNPFRSMNLSHSTWPILLVNYNLPPWLCMKQENLILSTLISGPESPGNSIDVYMQPLIAELKELWDVGIQTYDALTDHNFNLRARVLWTISDFPGYAMLSGWSTKGRLACPICHYETCSEYLKHSRKMCYMNHRKYLDPSHKWRFDKKRFNGQIETRQIPDPLTGKDIEELLFGFENQFGKKRKGMGNRKRKIDSPFKKRSIFFNLSYWKHVQLRHNLDAMHIEKNLCDNILGTLLNIGGMSKDHLGARFDLQEMGIRKSLHPVKGADGETYEIMASIFDMTDKEKDVFCKLLKNVKLPYGCAANISRYVHTDERKVVGYKSHDAHFILHYLLQFAAKKSLKPEVAKPLIKLSEFLRGLWSKVIVLDDIERLQEEIVEILCEFEIIFPPAFFDIMVHLPVHLCNEVKCGGPVHLRCMYPIERYLAKLKSYVRNRSKPEGSIAEGYLAEECITFCSRFLVCEEAKENTDFGRCPTNVTYHIGTRRNKDGKVFQLEDSEWKACHTYTLFNSGNKEIEALLEIHRASVEADQTSERYKKEQTHSKEFWRWLKVQVENLDTNSTELQVLALGPNRTARRFSGYFINGYRFHTKKRDSRCTTQNSGVFLTAETTSFANSKDKNPIIGEVNYYGSIEDIFEVDYWGVFRVVMFKCCWYQEEKDPFGLTRVNFNKSRHKSDPYVLASQVQQVFYVEDPIAKSVQYVMKRLPRVWCDAEDQDLLEEENNPPDKHDSNLDFQLQNQVGEFSWFREDIPKRQVPVSPT